A single region of the Streptomyces caelestis genome encodes:
- a CDS encoding DUF397 domain-containing protein: protein MADGFRAVVPVRDSKVPAGPVLCFEASSWAGFIAELKAGSGRS, encoded by the coding sequence GTGGCCGACGGGTTCCGGGCCGTCGTCCCCGTCCGTGACAGCAAGGTCCCGGCTGGTCCGGTGCTGTGCTTCGAGGCCTCCTCCTGGGCCGGCTTCATAGCCGAGCTGAAGGCCGGGAGCGGCCGTTCCTGA